In Musa acuminata AAA Group cultivar baxijiao chromosome BXJ3-11, Cavendish_Baxijiao_AAA, whole genome shotgun sequence, one DNA window encodes the following:
- the LOC103974848 gene encoding paired amphipathic helix protein Sin3-like 4 produces MEGSGDDTDALCRKRKWMESPADDPAAMASGSDGDQKIRFQDAVWFLEVLKENLDDDKYQEFLKTIKDMGSQRIDPAECFKRVKALLQGHPDLILGFDNFMPKCWRRMEPSTFEKKPNYNDALAFVYKLRNRFSNNDERYRSFLYTLSMIWTEHKSLDEVFEEVMVLFQDDNDLLEEFCRFIPFGSERLPSHHVSSVGPLRHHDEGKPTYTNDAQGEELLQKKQICNSHAEGELNNELHDLEHNKRRKHLQRSHKDRREYESAKMDMEHEKDLNNMLLQRGEETLSLQGHQARLIMEKESFMDVDLERDDIKNVKLSKSDRNIEGKRLIKKGPSSKDADASGNNFSRENEKCDLRRADSELDLSNCQRYACSYCFLPKNYPVPPASGMTELGASVLNVHLVSVTFGSENCPFKFTRRNKYEECLNRCEDDRFELDMWLEIATLTVKRVEELLEKIHSHKIEPEINIRIEDHFTSQDLRCLEQLYGDYGLHVVDILRENVSASLPVILTRLKQKLEEGLRMRADLQNDWAEVFVKNHSRALDHRRFYFKQQDPKTLSFKALLAECKLLNEKMDENNHLKSAAGNGHIISNMVFEYTDTDIHDVLYKIIALSSVENCTSKDELDKIMKVWTTFVEPMFGVFSRLQDTEINKETMKHGYKGSVSSSWQSHGAPCARGFSTHLKSGCLFNPSVPQLGKENLKNFEGSQNRKSIAHRTCGEQLEIFDEVYQYNELAAICNCEDGREDGELSPEVHFEENSLLDLEGTVIDKVEVKDGPEGKQYQVCPGESMCDVEAEAKTKVDDVDAVVDASETVVDASNNQCDDVGYDVQESSHEHDGEEEGIDHDTKSDEMSVLDIFEGICHPKMTKPLTERAPRVLHHKDRRSRIFYGNTSFYLLFRFHQILYERILSAKTNSSAAEIQLRTLKNTGLPSFYAKFKESLYRFLNHSIDKSKFEDDCYTFVGPQSYLLSTLNILISKLVKQLQAVASNEMDNRFFQLYAYENSRGPGRFSDLVYLQNACVIHDGDIFRFECSLNPTRLSIQLVEHACKESDSTNISPGSDFADYLYNGFLKSVPDIKEMSNVFLRRNMRKCNCDDEHSATCEAMSKIQMINGIICARHRRFLVPQVEEQEIVGWYRLPYTCTRQE; encoded by the exons ATGGAAGGGTCTGGGGACGACACCGACGCCCTATGCCGTAAACGGAAGTGGATGGAATCGCCTGCAGACGATCC TGCGGCTATGGCAAGCGGCAGTGATGGAGATCAGAAAATACGATTCCAAGATGCTGTGTGGTTCTTGGAGGTTTTGAAGGAGAACCTTGATGATGACAAGTATCAAGAATTCCTGAAGACCATAAAGGATATGGGCTCTCAAAG AATCGATCCAGCTGAGTGTTTCAAAAGGGTGAAAGCGTTGCTTCAAGGGCATCCCGACTTGATCCTTGGGTTTGACAACTTCATGCCAAAGTGCTGGCGCCGGATGGAGCCTTCGACATTTGAAAAGAAGCCAAACTATAACGATGCCTTAGCTTTTGTTTACAAACTGCGA AATCGCTTCTCGAATAATGACGAGAGGTATAGGTCTTTTTTGTATACCCTGAGCATGATTTGGACTGAGCACAAGTCCCTCGATGAAGTATTCGAAGAG GTAATGGTGCTATTTCAGGATGACAATGACTTGCTTGAAGAGTTCTGTCGTTTCATACCTTTTGGTTCAGAAAGATTACCTTCTCATCATGTGTCATCTGTTGGACCTTTGAGGCACCACGATGAAGGGAAACCAACATATACGAATGATGCTCAAGGTGAAGAG TTGCTTCAGAAGAAACAAATATGCAATTCACATGCTGAAGGTGAATTGAACAATGAATTGCATGACCTAGAGCACAACAAGAGAAGAAAACACCTTCAGAGAAGTCACAAGGATCGGAGAGAGTATGAGTCAGCCAAAATGGACATGGAGCATGAAAAGGATTTGAACAATATGCTGCTGCAGAGAGGTGAAGAAA CTCTTTCTCTTCAAGGCCATCAAGCTAGACTAATCATGGAAAAGGAGTCTTTCATGGATGTGGACCTTGAAAGAGATGATATCAAGAATGTAAAATTGTCCAAGAGTGATAGGAATATAGAAGGGAAAAGGCTAATTAAAAAGGGCCCTTCTTCTAAAGATGCAGATGCTTCTGGAAATAATTTTTCTAGAGAAAATGAAAAATGTGATCTCAGAAGAGCAGATTCAGAGCTAGATCTCTCAAACTGTCAGCGTTATGCCTGTAGTTACTGCTTTCTTCCTAAGAAT TATCCAGTACCTCCAGCAAGCGGCATGACTGAGCTTGGTGCATCTGTCTTGAATGTTCATCTGGTATCTGTTACTTTTGGAAGTGAGAATTGTCCTTTTAAGTTTACACGCAGGAACAAGTATGAAGAATGCTTAAATAGATGTGAGGATGATAG GTTTGAGCTGGATATGTGGTTAGAGATTGCAACTTTAACTGTCAAGAGAGTGGAGGAGTTACTAGAGAAAATCCACTCTCACAAAATTGAGCCGGAAATCAATATTCGAATTGAAGACCACTTTACTT CTCAAGACTTGAGATGTCTAGAACAGTTGTATGGTGACTATGGACTGCATGTTGTTGATATTCTACGTGAGAACGTGAGTGCTTCATTGCCTGTCATATTGACTCGTTTAAAGCAGAAGCTAGAGGAAGGGTTAAGAATGCGAGCAGACCTTCAAAATGATTGGGCTGAAGTTTTCGTCAAGAACCATTCAAGAGCACTTGACCACCGTAGGTTCTATTTTAAGCAGCAAGATCCAAAGACCCTGAGTTTCAAAG CTTTGTTGGCTGAATGTAAACTACTAAATGAGAAAATGGATGAGAACAATCATCTCAAGAGTGCTGCTGGGAATGGACATATTATATCTAATATGGTATTTGAATATACAGACACAGACATCCATGATGTACTGTACAAAATTATTGCGTTATCAAGTGTTGAAAATTGCACCTCAAAGGATGAGCTGGACAAGATCATGAAGGTATGGACAACATTTGTGGAGCCAATGTTTGGAGTTTTTTCACGGCTCCAGGACACTGAAATTAACAAAGAAACTATGAAACATGGTTATAAAGGTAGTGTGTCATCCTCATGGCAAAGCCATGGTGCTCCTTGTGCTAGAGGTTTTTCAACACATCTCAAATCTGGTTGCCTTTTCAACCCATCTGTTCCTCAACTtggaaaagaaaatcttaagaatTTTGAG GGATCTCAGAATCGTAAGTCTATTGCGCACAGGACATGTGGTGAACAACTAGAAATTTTTGATGAAGTTTATCAATACAATGAACTTGCTGCCATTTGTAATTGTGAAGATGGAAGAGAAGATGGTGAATTGTCACCTGAAGTACATTTTGAAGAGAATAGCCTTTTAGATCTTGAAGGTACTGTGATTGACAAAGTTGAAGTTAAGGATGGTCCAGAAGGCAAACAATATCAAGTATGTCCTGGAGAATCGATGTGTGATGTTGAGGCTGAGGCGAAGACCAAAGTGGATGATGTTGATGCTGTTGTAGATGCATCTGAGACAGTTGTAGATGCATCTAACAATCAATGTGATGATGTTGGTTATGATGTCCAGGAATCCTCTCATGAACATGATGGGGAAGAGGAAGGTATagatcatgacaccaagagtgacgAAATGTCTGTTTTAGACATTTTTGAGGGAATTTGTCATCCAAAAATGACAAAACCTCTTACTGAGCGTGCACCTAGAGTATTACATCACAAAGACAGACGATCAAGGATCTTCTATGGCAATACTTCATTCTATTTGCTCTTTAGATTTCACCAG ATATTGTATGAGAGGATACTCTCTGCTAAAACCAATTCATCAGCAGCTGAGATACAATTGAGAACACTGAAGAATACAGGCCTTCCTAGTTTTTACGCCAA ATTTAAAGAATCACTTTACAGATTTCTTAACCATTCTATTGATAAATCAAAGTTTGAAGATGACTGCTATACTTTTGTTGGGCCTCAATCATATTTGCTTTCTACATTGAACATTTTGATATCTAAACTCGTGAAACAG CTACAAGCAGTTGCATCAAATGAGATGGACAATAGGTTTTTTCAGCTCTATGCATATGAAAATTCAAGAGGACCAGGGAGATTCAGTGATTTGGTTTATCTCCAAAATGCTTGTGTCATTCATGATGGGGACATTTTCCGATTTGAATGT TCTCTAAACCCTACACGGTTATCAATCCAGTTGGTGGAACATGCCTGTAAAGAAAGTGACTCAACTAATATTTCTCCAGGCTCTGATTTTGCAGATTACTTGTATAATGGTTTCCTTAAAAGTGTTCCAGATATAAAGGAAATGAGCAATGTTTTTCTACGGAG GAATATGCGTAAGTGTAATTGTGATGATGAACATTCTGCAACTTGCGAGGCCATGAGTAAGATTCAGATGATCAACG GTATTATATGTGCTAGGCACAGAAGATTTCTTGTTCCGCAGGTGGAAGAACAGGAAATTGTCGGATGGTATAGGCTCCCTTACACATGTACCCGGCAAGAGTAG